The genomic region TGCAAACGGTAAACCTGCATACCAGTCAATACCCAGAACAACTCAAAGATTTAATATCACAGAAAGCACCAACTGAAGAGATGGCCCAAAATTGGAGCGGTCCATATCTGGATAAAGTAGCGCTTAATGATGCATGGGGCCGTAAATTCATCTATAAACTAACACCTGGTGAGTCAGAGCATCCATATGAGCTGTATTCAGAGGGACCAAAAGGTAAGGGCGCACCAAAGGAGGAGCGAATTAGTGCCTGGAGGTAATAAAAACGGTTTTGGTTTACTACAGATTCTTATAACGGTGGCGATTGCTGGGTTACTAACAAGCGTCGCCGTTCC from Candidatus Babeliales bacterium harbors:
- the gspG gene encoding type II secretion system major pseudopilin GspG — its product is MNTQARAGFGLMEILIVIAIMGLIAAIALPRLTGSLEKARTDTTRASLKSIQTALQTVNLHTSQYPEQLKDLISQKAPTEEMAQNWSGPYLDKVALNDAWGRKFIYKLTPGESEHPYELYSEGPKGKGAPKEERISAWR